The region GAGCAGCGCGCCAAGGGGCTGGGCATCATGGAGGCGGCCGTGGAGGCGGCCAAACTGCGCTTCCGGCCGATCCTGATGACGTCGATCTCCTCCATTACCGGATTTATGCCGCTGGTGGTGGCATCCGGCGCCGGGGCCGCCAGCCGGCAGGCCATCGGTCTGGCGGTGGTTGGCGGTATGGCCGCCGCCACGATCATGTCCCTGCTGTTTACGCCGGTGTTTTACGTGGTGATGCAACGCCTGAGCGAGTTCAGGAAAAAGCCGGCCTTATCCGGCGGAACATCCCCCGCCGGCACCTCCGAAACCGCCGGAGGCTGAGGATGACGATTCCGCAAAAAGTCCAATTTCTGCCTTGCGCTGCATTTCGAAGTCGCTGCGGCTTACATAAGTTCGCCTCACGCCGCTGAGATTTGCGCGCCGTAACTTGAACTTTTTTCGAAACCGTCTGGTTTTTGTCTTACCTCTTTTTCAAGGCTGGGAAGCGGCTGCGGGGGGGGGGCCGCGCGCAGCCACGGTTTTTTAACCCAAACATGTCTTTTCTCGGAGCGGACGATATTGCCATGATGAGCATACCGCATAAGATCCTTTGGGGCCTGTTCGGTGTTTTGCTGCTTTGTCTGAATGCCTGCACCACTTTAGGGCCGGATTTCTCACCTCCCAGGGCGGACGTCTCCCCGCAATGGGTAGAGGCTGGGGACAGCCGGTTGAAGGCCGATGCCGCCGAGTTGCGCGACTGGTGGAAAGTCTTCGACGACCCGATCCTGGACGCGCTCATCGAGGAGGCCGCCGACGGGAACATCCCGCTTAAAATCGCCGGTGTGCGGATATACCAGGCCAGGGCGTTGCTGGGCATCGCCGTCGGAGAACTCTACCCGCAGCTGCAGCAGGGCTTCGGCTCATTGACCTTCAACCGGACCAGCGAGCGCGGGCCTTCCGCTCCCCAGCCGGGTGCGCCGGGTGATCCGGATTTTTCTTTCACACAAGGTGAGCTCGGGCTGGGGGCCAGCTGGGAGATCGATTTCTGGGGCCGCTTCCGGCGGGCCGTGGAATCGGCCGAGGCGGACTTTTTCAGCTCCGTCGCCGACTATGACAGCGCACTGGTCAGCCTGACGGCGGACGTTGCCGTGAACTACATCCTTTACCGCACCTTCGAGGAACGCATCCGGATTGCCCGTGAAAACCTCCAGACCCAGCAGGAGAGCCTGCGCATCGCCCGTTCGCGCTTTGAAAACGGCGCCACCAGCGAACGGGACGTCCAGCAGGCCCTGACCCAGCTCAACGGCACCGAGGCCACCATACCGCTGCTGGAAACCGGGATGCGCAAAACCCGCAACGCCCTGGGCATTCTCCTGGGGAAAGTGCCGGCGGAGATGGCCGCGGCGCTGGGGGCAGCGGGGGAGATTCCCGCGGCCCCGCCGACGGCGGCGGTGGGAATCCCCGCCGAGCTGATGCGCCGGCGCCCCGACATCCGTGGGGCGGAGCTCCAGGCGGCGGCCCAGAGCGCCCTCATCGGCGTGGCCAAGGCCGACTTGTATCCGGCCTTTTCCCTGGGCGGCAGTTTCGGGTTCCTGGCCAGTGATGTCGGCGCCTTTTCCTTGGACAACATTTTCGATTGGCGCAGCCGGACGGGCTTTATCGGCCCTTCCTTCCAGTGGAATCTTTTCAACTACGGGCGCATCGCCAACAACGTGCGTCTGCAGGATGCGCGCTTTCAGGAACTTCT is a window of Desulfobacteraceae bacterium DNA encoding:
- a CDS encoding efflux transporter outer membrane subunit codes for the protein MMSIPHKILWGLFGVLLLCLNACTTLGPDFSPPRADVSPQWVEAGDSRLKADAAELRDWWKVFDDPILDALIEEAADGNIPLKIAGVRIYQARALLGIAVGELYPQLQQGFGSLTFNRTSERGPSAPQPGAPGDPDFSFTQGELGLGASWEIDFWGRFRRAVESAEADFFSSVADYDSALVSLTADVAVNYILYRTFEERIRIARENLQTQQESLRIARSRFENGATSERDVQQALTQLNGTEATIPLLETGMRKTRNALGILLGKVPAEMAAALGAAGEIPAAPPTAAVGIPAELMRRRPDIRGAELQAAAQSALIGVAKADLYPAFSLGGSFGFLASDVGAFSLDNIFDWRSRTGFIGPSFQWNLFNYGRIANNVRLQDARFQELLLNYQDTVLRAQQEVEDGLVEFLRGQERVVLLTKAVAAARRSLELALIQYREGATDFTTVLTALQALLSQEDLLAESLGEVPLGLIAVYRALGGGWEIREGKAFISPEVRQEMENRTDWGGLLTPVGVQVTGDQVKQQLIRKPDW